In a genomic window of Lycium ferocissimum isolate CSIRO_LF1 chromosome 9, AGI_CSIRO_Lferr_CH_V1, whole genome shotgun sequence:
- the LOC132030635 gene encoding uncharacterized protein LOC132030635, translating into MASLQCQKPVAQQTVCQKTTTVTCHKANEHHSLGDKMKEMVGKMYHHENHGKQSACHGAKAQQSACHGTTAMHGGHGSHSQQTACHGAKTHQSTGHGSTAMHGGHGSHSQQAACHDAKTQHSAGHGSTAMHGGPGSHGQQAACHGTKTHQSAGHGATAMHGGHGNPSQQTACRGAKNHQSAGHGSTATHGGHGNHSQQTTCHGSKKEGGFMHKIGDQLKTMRRKKNKDGRCRDGSDSSSNSSSDESDNENCGRSKRGSC; encoded by the exons ATGGCATCACTTCAGTGCCAAAAGCCAGTTGCGCAACAAACTGTCTGCCAGAAAACCACCACTGTCACTTGCCACAAGGCGAATGAGCACCACTCTTTGGGTGACAAAATGAAAGAGATGGTAGGCAAAATGTATCACCACGAGAACCACGGTAAGCAATCCGCCTGCCATGGCGCCAAAGCTCAACAATCAGCCTGCCATGGCACCACTGCTATGCATGGAGGTCATGGTAGCCACAGTCAGCAGACTGCATGCCATGGCGCCAAAACCCACCAATCAACAGGCCATGGCTCCACTGCTATGCATGGAGGTCATGGTAGCCACAGCCAGCAGGCTGCATGCCATGACGCAAAAACGCAACATTCAGCAGGCCATGGCTCCACTGCTATGCATGGAGGTCCCGGTAGCCACGGCCAGCAGGCGGCATGCCATGGCACCAAAACTCACCAATCAGCAGGCCATGGCGCCACTGCTATGCATGGAGGTCATGGTAACCCCAGCCAGCAGACTGCATGCCGTGGCGCCAAAAATCACCAATCAGCAGGCCATGGATCCACTGCTACGCATGGAGGTCATGGCAACCACAGCCAGCAGACTACATGCCATGGCTCAAAGAAGGAAGGCGGTTTCATGCATAAGATAGGTGATCAGCTCAAAAcaatgaggagaaagaagaacaaagaTGGACGCTGCAGAGATGGCAGTGACAGCAGCAGCAATAGCAGCAGTGATGAGAGCGACAACGAGAACTGTGGAAGGAGCAAG AGGGGGAGTTGCTGA